The window ATGACGATAAATCTAAAAAAAAGCATAGACATCATAATCACCGTTAATTTTTGATATAATTTCAAAAATTTTTTTAGGTATGTAAAAATGAACTTTATTCAAACTCGCGGATGCGATAAAAACAAGCCCCAAAGCGTTACATTTTCAGAAGCTATTCTAAGTCCTATCGCCTCTTTCGGCGGTCTTTATGTTCCGGAGAGTTTACCGGAACTTGGTGAGGAGTTTTTAAATAAACATTTAAACTCTTCATATAAAGAGTTGGCTTCGGATATGTTAGGTCGTTTTGAGATTGATATTGAAAAAAGCGTAATAGATGAAGCGCTTGCTCTTTATGACAAGTTTGACAATCCCTCAAATCCGGTACCTGTTGTAAAAGTAAAAGAGAATCTTTATGTAAGCGAACTCTATCACGGACCGACCCGCGCATTTAAAGATATGGCGCTTCAACCTTTTGGTGTCGTACTCTCATCAATTGCACAAAAAAGAAACGAACACTATCTGATTTTAGCTGCAACGAGCGGCGATACGGGTCCTGCTGCGCTTGAGACTTTTAAAAATCGTGCAAATGTTCAAGTGGCATGCCTCTATCCAAATGGCGGAACAAGCGATGTTCAAAGACTTCAGATGGTCACGGAAGATGCAAAAAACTTAAAAGTTATCGGTATAAACGGTGTTTTTGATGATGCGCAAAATGCACTGAAGAGACTTTTGGCTTCCGATGAATTTAAATCTGCACTCAAAGAGAAAAACATATTGCTCTCGGCTGCAAACTCGGTAAATTTCGGACGAATTATTTTTCAAATCATATATCATATTCATAGTTATTTAGAGCTTGTCCGTCAAAAAGGCATCGTTATGGGAGAAAAAGTTTATCTGAATGTTCCTAGCGGAAATTTCGGAAATGCTCTTGGTGCTTACTATGCGTGGAAAATGGGGTTGCCTGTTCTTAAGATTGTTATTTCGTCAAACGAGAACAATGTTTTAACAAAACTTATAAAAACCGGAAAATATGATTTAAGGGATTCGCATGTCGTGAGTACAACTTCGCCGGCGATGGACATTTTAAAATCCTCAAATGTCGAGAGAGTTCTTTATGATATGTTCGGATATGAGAGAACTAGAGAGTTGATGGAGAGTTTAGAGAGTAAAAACTTTTATGAGCTTAGTGCAGATGAGCTGGCGCAACTTCAAAATAGTTTCGATGCTGATTTTTGTAATGGCAAAGAGGGTAAAAAATATATCAAAGATACATTTTATGACAATGGTTATCTGATGGATCCTCATACTGCAACATGTATGAAATCTTATGAGACATGTTCAAATCCTGAGATAAAAACTATCGCATATTCAACTGCCGAGTGGACAAAATTTTCTCCGGTTATTGCAAATGCGCTAACAGGCGAAGTCGACGCACAGGATATAAAAGCTCTGGTTGCTATATCTAAAGAAGCAAAACTTGAGATTCCGCCAATGATAAAAGAGTTATTTAGCAAAGAGATAGTTCAAAAAAGTGTTATAGAAAAAGAAGATATAGAAAAAGAGATATTGAAGTTTTTATAAAAACTAGATTATTTTTATATGCAACTTTCAATAGAGACTCTTTGTAAAAAAAATAGAGATGGTTTTGATGAGTTTTATGCCATTTACTCCATCTCATTTCCGCTGAGTGAGCAGAAATCAAAAGAAGAACTTTTGAAAATGCTACACTCCCCTTGTTACACGATTTTTATCTCCAAAAACAGTAATAAAACTACAGGTTTTTGTATCATCTTTCATTCGCCGCAAACTTCATTTTACCTTTTAGAATATATGGCAGTTGACACAACCCAAAGAAGTTCAGGAATAGGTTCAAAACTTTTTTCTTATGCCACTAGGCAAATATTTAGTAAAAACGGTGTTAAACCTTTGCTTATAGAGATAGACTCATCTGAAGAAAAAAATAACGAACAGGCAATAAGAGAAAAAAGAGAGCAATTTTATAAAAAACTAGGATGCAGAAAAATTAATCCGCTTGATTATATTTTAGCGATAAAAAATGACAAAATAGCACCTCCTATGAAACTTTTAGTGTACCATACCAAGATGCAAAATGTTTTAAAACCGCAACTTCAAGAGTGGTTGGAAGATATCTATATGCTTGTTTACGGATGTTCTAAAGATGATGAACGCATCGCTAAAATGCTTTATGATCTACCGCAAACTTTAAATCTTATTTAGGGGAGAAAAATGGATCTTTTCTTTAACGAAGAATATACGACGCTTTGGGCTGCAGTAAGTGCTATTATGGGTGTTATTGCAACTATGATGGCTGTTTTTGCACTGCTTTATTCTATGCGTAGTTACAATAAAACTATGAGAATCGTTCATTATGGCGAAATCGACAAAATGTATTTTGAGATACTCAAAGAGGCTCTTGCAAAGCCGCATGTTGTAAGGCAAAATATTGTGCGAAGTGAAGAGGAGGAAGTTGAATACGGTATTTATGCTTTTATTGTATGGAATTTCTTAGAGTCTATTTATGACCGTTGTATGCTTGATGTAAGTTTGCAAACAACATGGTTTCCTATTATTGAGGCAGAACGCGCAACCCATCTTGCTTGGATACAAAATCCTCAAAATCGAACAAAGTTTAAAGATGAGTTCTTAAACTTTATAGATAAGGGAGAGCTTAAAATTGCATAGTAATTTTTAACTTCTAAGTGCAGAAGAAGTGCTAAAGTTCAGTCGCTCTTTTATAAGCTTTTTCGATAGCGTTTATGCATGAAGCTCTGACACTTCCATTCTCAAGAGCACTGTATCCTGCTGCGGTTGTCCCTCCGGGGCTCATTACTGCATCTTTTAGAAGTGCAGGGTGGATATCTTGTATCAGTTCGCCAAAACCGCCAAAAAGACCGCGCATAGTTGCCATTGCATCGGCTCTTTTCATTCCTTGCTTAACAGCTCCGTCAGCCAGTGCTTCGGCAATAAGCGCTAAGTAGGCAGGTCCGCTTCCGGCAAGTGCCGTTGCGATATCAAGCTCTTTTTCGCTTCCCAGCCAAAGTGTCGTGCCGATTGCTCCCAACAGCTCCTCCGCTTCACTTTTAAATGCTTCATCTCCGGTAAGCGTAGTCATAGATCTGCCCACACTTGCGGCTAAGTTTGGCATACATCTAACGACTGCATACGGGTTTAGATACTGTTTTAATTTTTGCACCGTCGTTCCAGCAAGGACAGAGTAAATAACTCCTGCTCTTCCTTTTATTTTAGCGGCAACATCTTCAACATTTGCAGGCTTAACGCACAAAATAACTGTTTTACCCTCAATATTAAACCCGTCTAATAGCGCTTTTTCTACTTGAGCGCCGAGTTCGTTTTCAAATTTATTAAGCTGTTCAAAACTTCTACCTACAATTTCGATTTTATAGCTATTTTTTAAACCCTTAGCTATGCTAAGTGCCATATTTCCGTTTCCGATAAAAGTGATAGTTTTCATAAAGTGCCTTAATTTTTTTTATGATAGTATAACATCATCAAAATAAATATTAATATATAGGGTAAAAAATGGAACAATTTTTAGCGGAGGCAAAGCGTTCAAGCAGAGTTATAGGTACTATAAGCGGAGCAGAGAAAAATAGAATTTTAAGAGAGATGGCTAACTCTTTAAGAGCAAACAGTATGGATTTGCTTGAAGCCAATGCGCTTGATATGTCTGAGGCAGATAAAAACTCTCTAAGTTCTGCTCTAAAAGACAGATTGCTTTTAGACGAGAAACGCATTAACGCGATGGCTGTGGCAGTTGAGGAGATAGCCGCACTTAAAGAACCTGTAGGGCGCGTTCTTGACGGATGGGTGACGGAAGACGGGCTAAAGATAGAAAAAGTCTCTATTCCTATCGGTGTTATAGGAATTATTTATGAATCTCGCCCGAATGTTACAAGCGATACTGCCGCACTCTGTTTTAAAAGTTCAAATGTCTGTGTTTTAAAAGGAGGGAAAGAGGCTGAGAATTCAAATAGAGCCATAGCAAAAATACTCCAAAGTGTTTTAGAGAAAAACAATCTGCCAAAATCTTTAATCTCTTTAATTCCGGACTCCTCAAGAGAGGGAGTCGCAAAACTAATCAAGATGGATAAATATGTTGACTTGATTATTCCTCGCGGCGGAGAAGGGCTTATAAAGTATGTATGCGACAATGCAACGGTAAGCGTAGTTAAGCACGATAAAGGGCAGTGCCATACTTATATAGATAAAGACGCGAAACTAGACGATGCTATAAAAATTGCCATAAATGCAAAAGTTCAACGCCCCGGTGTATGTAATGCGATGGAGACACTTTTGGTTGATAGCGCAATAGCAAAAAATGCACTCCCTCTTTTAAAGGCGGAGTTTGACAAGGCGCATACGGAGTTAAAAGGATGCATAAACACTCAAGCGATAATTGATGTAGCGTTTGCCACCGAGAAAGATTATGATACGGAGTATTTGGCAAATATTTTAAATATCAGAGTAGTTGACGGCGTAGAGGGTGCGATAGAGCATATCGTACGATTTGGTTCTGGTCACTCGGAAGCGATTATTACCCAAAATATAACTTCGGCAGAGATGTTCTTAAATGCAATAGATGCAGCGGCAGTTTATGTAAATGCTTCAACCCGTTTTACCGACGGCGGGGCTTTTGGTTTCGGTGC of the Sulfurimonas sp. genome contains:
- the thrC gene encoding threonine synthase, whose product is MNFIQTRGCDKNKPQSVTFSEAILSPIASFGGLYVPESLPELGEEFLNKHLNSSYKELASDMLGRFEIDIEKSVIDEALALYDKFDNPSNPVPVVKVKENLYVSELYHGPTRAFKDMALQPFGVVLSSIAQKRNEHYLILAATSGDTGPAALETFKNRANVQVACLYPNGGTSDVQRLQMVTEDAKNLKVIGINGVFDDAQNALKRLLASDEFKSALKEKNILLSAANSVNFGRIIFQIIYHIHSYLELVRQKGIVMGEKVYLNVPSGNFGNALGAYYAWKMGLPVLKIVISSNENNVLTKLIKTGKYDLRDSHVVSTTSPAMDILKSSNVERVLYDMFGYERTRELMESLESKNFYELSADELAQLQNSFDADFCNGKEGKKYIKDTFYDNGYLMDPHTATCMKSYETCSNPEIKTIAYSTAEWTKFSPVIANALTGEVDAQDIKALVAISKEAKLEIPPMIKELFSKEIVQKSVIEKEDIEKEILKFL
- a CDS encoding GNAT family N-acetyltransferase, encoding MQLSIETLCKKNRDGFDEFYAIYSISFPLSEQKSKEELLKMLHSPCYTIFISKNSNKTTGFCIIFHSPQTSFYLLEYMAVDTTQRSSGIGSKLFSYATRQIFSKNGVKPLLIEIDSSEEKNNEQAIREKREQFYKKLGCRKINPLDYILAIKNDKIAPPMKLLVYHTKMQNVLKPQLQEWLEDIYMLVYGCSKDDERIAKMLYDLPQTLNLI
- a CDS encoding pyrroline-5-carboxylate reductase yields the protein MKTITFIGNGNMALSIAKGLKNSYKIEIVGRSFEQLNKFENELGAQVEKALLDGFNIEGKTVILCVKPANVEDVAAKIKGRAGVIYSVLAGTTVQKLKQYLNPYAVVRCMPNLAASVGRSMTTLTGDEAFKSEAEELLGAIGTTLWLGSEKELDIATALAGSGPAYLALIAEALADGAVKQGMKRADAMATMRGLFGGFGELIQDIHPALLKDAVMSPGGTTAAGYSALENGSVRASCINAIEKAYKRATEL
- a CDS encoding glutamate-5-semialdehyde dehydrogenase; amino-acid sequence: MEQFLAEAKRSSRVIGTISGAEKNRILREMANSLRANSMDLLEANALDMSEADKNSLSSALKDRLLLDEKRINAMAVAVEEIAALKEPVGRVLDGWVTEDGLKIEKVSIPIGVIGIIYESRPNVTSDTAALCFKSSNVCVLKGGKEAENSNRAIAKILQSVLEKNNLPKSLISLIPDSSREGVAKLIKMDKYVDLIIPRGGEGLIKYVCDNATVSVVKHDKGQCHTYIDKDAKLDDAIKIAINAKVQRPGVCNAMETLLVDSAIAKNALPLLKAEFDKAHTELKGCINTQAIIDVAFATEKDYDTEYLANILNIRVVDGVEGAIEHIVRFGSGHSEAIITQNITSAEMFLNAIDAAAVYVNASTRFTDGGAFGFGAEVGISTNKLHARGPMGIEGLTTYKFKIYGSGQIR